From Streptomyces durmitorensis, a single genomic window includes:
- a CDS encoding NUDIX hydrolase: MQWTKQSEQTVYGNRWFTVNLADVELPDGRHLDHFLIRLRPVAVATVVNEANEVLLLWRHRFITDSWGWELAAGVVEDGEDLAYAAAREMEEETGWRPGPLRHLMSVEPSNGLTDAKHHIYWSDECTYIGHPEDDFESDRREWVPLKLVPDMVARGEVPAANMAAALLLLHHLRLGQDAH, translated from the coding sequence GTGCAGTGGACGAAACAAAGCGAACAAACTGTGTATGGAAACCGATGGTTCACGGTCAATCTGGCAGATGTCGAATTGCCCGACGGCCGGCACCTGGACCACTTCCTGATACGGCTGCGGCCCGTCGCCGTGGCCACCGTCGTCAATGAGGCCAACGAGGTGCTGCTGCTGTGGCGGCACCGATTCATCACCGACAGCTGGGGCTGGGAACTGGCGGCGGGTGTCGTCGAGGACGGTGAGGACCTCGCGTACGCGGCCGCAAGGGAAATGGAGGAAGAGACCGGCTGGCGGCCGGGCCCGTTACGACACCTGATGAGTGTCGAGCCGTCCAATGGGCTCACCGACGCCAAGCACCACATCTACTGGTCGGATGAGTGCACCTACATCGGTCATCCCGAGGACGACTTCGAGTCCGACCGCCGTGAATGGGTCCCTCTCAAACTCGTCCCTGACATGGTGGCCCGCGGTGAAGTACCGGCCGCCAACATGGCGGCCGCGCTACTCCTCCTGCACCACCTGCGTCTGGGCCAGGACGCGCACTAA